In Silene latifolia isolate original U9 population chromosome X, ASM4854445v1, whole genome shotgun sequence, the following proteins share a genomic window:
- the LOC141617918 gene encoding uncharacterized protein LOC141617918 — protein sequence MFDNKPVIVKEWSPNAELIKHDISVVPIWMKLYGLDIKFWGSVCLQKICGLVGKLIKCDDATTHKAFLGYARVMVEVRVGQTFPSELVFLDELGNTQRIRVVYDWLPLSCVKCKGMGHLADHCRKENGAKVQKVWTPKSKPKAPTGPKKTPKTPTPVTTPKPVSPVVQLVTASVPVRREVSGDKDNGVPTGGKEQGLTAQSAPRRFLTRMLRNEVGEARIFTPRGITFMDALTLSIQKVKTDCQQKMVDMIHTGAQCIHTKVKDMMQGFDFYFTLVYGFNKAAERQILWQELRNYATTANGPWLVGGDFNSIMKVGERIGGSDVTLAEI from the exons ATGTTTGATAATAAGCCTGTTATTGTGAAAGAGTGGAGTCCAAATGCGGAATTGATTAAGCATGACATATCAGTTGTTCCCATTTGGATGAAACTTTATGGCTTAGACATCAAATTTTGGGGGAGTGTATGTCTGCAGAAAATTTGTGGGTTGGTAGGGAAGCTCATCAAATGTGATGATGCTACAACTCATAAGGCTTTTTTGGGCTATGCTAGGGTCATGGTTGAGGTTAGAGTTGGACAGACTTTTCCTTCTGAGTTAGTGTTTCTGGATGAACTAGGAAACACTCAGAGGATTAGGGTTGTTTATGACTGGCTGCCTCTTAGCTGTGTGAAATGTAAAGGAATGGGTCACCTAGCTGATCATTGTAGGAAGGAGAATGGTGCTAAAGTGCAGAAGGTATGGACGCCTAAGTCTAAACCTAAGGCTCCTACTGGTCCTAAAAAGACTCCAAAGACTCCTACACCAGTTACCACACCAAAACCTGTCTCCCCTGTGGTGCAGCTTGTGACAGCTAGTGTGCCTGTTAGGAGAGAAGTGAGTGGTGACAAGGATAATGGGGTTCCAACTGGGGGTAAGGAACAAGGGCTTACTGCACAATCTGCACCTAGGAGGTTTCTTACTAGGATGCTCAGGAATGAAGTAGGAGAGGCCAGGATCTTTACACCCAGGGGGATTACTTTTATGGATGCACTCACACTTTCAATTCAGAAAGTCAAAACTGATTGTCAGCAGAAAATG GTGGACATGATTCATACAGGTGCTCAATGTATTCATACAAAAGTGAAGGACATGATGCAGGGGTTTGATTTTTATTTTACTCTAGTGTATGGTTTTAATAAAGCTGCTGAGAGACAAATCTTATGGCAGGAGTTGAGGAATTATGCCACCACAGCTAATGGTCCATGGCTTGTGGGTGGTGATTTTAATAGTATAATGAAAGTGGGGGAAAGAATTGGAGGAAGTGATGTCACCTTGGCTGAGATTTAA
- the LOC141617919 gene encoding uncharacterized protein LOC141617919 — protein MRKAVDDCQLQEGKMIGSYFIWNNKHEDGTKFYSKIDRVLINDAWLQRFPDSVAQFLPEGLFDHCPCVIQFTRTSARKRAPFKYFNMWALADTFDEVVQNGW, from the coding sequence ATGAGGAAAGCTGTGGATGATTGTCAGTTACAGGAAGGGAAGATGATTGGATCCTATTTTATATGGAACAATAAGCATGAAGATGGGACCAAATTCTACAGTAAGATAGATAGAGTGTTGATTAATGATGCTTGGTTACAGAGATTCCCTGATTCAGTGGCTCAATTCCTCCCTGAGGGGTTATTTGACCACTGTCCTTGTGTGATCCAATTCACTAGGACCAGTGCAAGGAAAAGGGCACCATTCaagtatttcaatatgtgggCACTTGCAGATACTTTTGATGAGGTAGTGCAAAATGGATGGTAG